In Candidatus Cohnella colombiensis, one DNA window encodes the following:
- a CDS encoding methyltransferase domain-containing protein: protein MKQRDRDQKVHWEATAYDQTMRFVSDYGLDLFKWLNPQQGESIVDFGCGTGDLASQIAGSGAEVLGVDISPEMVQRAREKYPLLRFECADGMSWTPTQTYDAVFSNAALHWMKDAEAAVETMTKCLRKGGRLVVEFGGYRNIQSIIDAMQATLENSGRMDAFVNPWYFPKVGEYAAILERHGMEVSHAMLFDRPTAQEKGEKGMLNWLHMFGTAMVPKATKAETEEWFNEVVMRLKSTQYQEGSWIADYRRIRMYALKQQ, encoded by the coding sequence ATGAAACAAAGAGATCGCGATCAGAAAGTGCACTGGGAGGCAACGGCATACGATCAAACGATGCGTTTTGTATCTGATTACGGTCTAGATTTGTTCAAGTGGTTAAACCCGCAGCAGGGTGAAAGCATCGTTGACTTTGGTTGTGGGACAGGTGATTTGGCTTCACAGATTGCAGGGAGCGGAGCAGAGGTGCTCGGTGTAGATATTTCACCAGAGATGGTTCAGCGTGCAAGAGAGAAGTATCCGTTGCTACGATTTGAATGCGCAGATGGAATGAGCTGGACGCCCACACAAACTTATGATGCCGTCTTCAGTAATGCAGCGTTGCACTGGATGAAGGATGCTGAGGCAGCTGTGGAAACGATGACGAAATGTCTTCGCAAAGGTGGGAGACTCGTCGTGGAATTCGGTGGCTATCGTAACATCCAATCGATTATAGATGCGATGCAGGCAACATTAGAAAATAGCGGAAGAATGGATGCATTCGTGAACCCGTGGTACTTTCCAAAGGTGGGAGAATATGCTGCGATCTTAGAACGACATGGGATGGAGGTTAGTCATGCGATGCTGTTCGATCGGCCGACAGCGCAAGAGAAAGGTGAGAAGGGGATGTTAAATTGGCTTCATATGTTTGGTACAGCTATGGTCCCCAAGGCTACGAAAGCAGAAACAGAAGAGTGGTTCAATGAGGTTGTTATGCGGTTGAAATCTACTCAATATCAAGAGGGCAGTTGGATCGCAGATTATCGAAGAATTAGAATGTATGCACTTAAACAACAATAA
- a CDS encoding RluA family pseudouridine synthase, whose protein sequence is MKNNKSPRRSGGAFKSKPSASRHQAGPARNHSTPPRQFPVTEETELLLFLLAKLSGQGRNSIKSLLSHGQVSVDDRVEKLYNHPLKPGQIVSISKERATSSSSFVGLRILHEDNDVIVIYKDAGLLSIATAEDAELTAYRQLTAHVRLKHAQNRIFVLHRLDRDTSGVMMFAKSEQVQQKMQNDWKNTVKERTYVALVEGLVKKSQGTITSWLKENSAMKMYSSPHPEDGLHAVTHYKVLKATRTYSLLTVELETGRKNQIRVHMQDLGHPIVGDKKYGSKTKPINRLGLHARVLSFVHPTTGETMRFETPIPKAFLSQFREEEQ, encoded by the coding sequence ATGAAGAACAATAAGTCGCCCCGCCGTTCTGGCGGGGCTTTCAAGAGCAAACCGTCGGCTTCCCGCCACCAAGCCGGTCCGGCACGTAACCATTCAACACCCCCACGGCAATTTCCAGTTACCGAGGAAACCGAATTGTTATTATTTTTACTAGCGAAGCTGTCCGGGCAAGGTCGCAACTCCATCAAATCATTGCTGTCGCATGGACAAGTTTCAGTGGATGATCGTGTGGAGAAGCTTTACAACCATCCTTTGAAACCCGGTCAGATCGTTTCAATCAGTAAAGAACGCGCCACTTCATCTTCTTCATTCGTTGGTTTACGAATTCTTCATGAAGACAATGACGTCATTGTCATTTACAAGGATGCCGGCTTACTCTCGATCGCAACAGCTGAAGATGCAGAGTTAACGGCTTATCGTCAGTTAACCGCACATGTTCGCTTGAAGCATGCACAAAACCGCATCTTCGTCTTGCACCGTCTTGATCGGGACACATCTGGTGTCATGATGTTCGCCAAAAGTGAACAAGTCCAGCAGAAGATGCAAAATGATTGGAAAAATACCGTTAAGGAACGTACCTATGTGGCGTTAGTAGAAGGACTAGTCAAAAAATCACAAGGAACGATTACCTCATGGTTAAAAGAAAATAGTGCAATGAAGATGTACTCTAGTCCGCATCCGGAAGATGGATTACATGCAGTGACGCATTATAAAGTACTTAAAGCCACTCGCACATACTCATTGCTCACAGTAGAGCTCGAAACAGGTCGAAAAAATCAAATACGCGTTCACATGCAAGATCTCGGTCACCCAATTGTCGGGGATAAGAAGTATGGCTCCAAGACGAAGCCGATCAATCGCCTCGGTCTACACGCTCGCGTTCTATCCTTCGTGCATCCAACGACCGGTGAAACGATGCGTTTCGAAACACCTATTCCTAAAGCGTTCCTTAGCCAGTTCCGTGAGGAAGAGCAATAA
- a CDS encoding S-layer homology domain-containing protein, whose amino-acid sequence MKKKLHSTKILPVILLVCMLLVLVTPSANATAELTTDTSSGLPSRTGKEIAEQWKKLMSPTSDINKPYQVQPSVSKNHTPGSLKADYLKDAVNAANFYRFISGLPYDLKTSAELNEKAQYGSVLLAANKSLSHRPGQPSNMDDDFYKKGYASTSSANIYSSFGFRTHILIHSIHSYMEDSDVYNLDAVGHRRWILNPMLLNIGLGLAESTSGSKFSAMQVFDRSRTEKVAYNYVAYPAQGAFPIEVFNADYAWSISPNMSMYEIPDASKVTVTLTRTRDKQKKTWKLGEANNKVTSSDAYFNVDETNYGSGPAIIFRPNGIDKYAAGDKFEVVVSGLLTLSGSPAKINYSVEFMSAQNYVAPPKPEEVYPFSDIATHWARDTIIWANNNKIVSGYADGKFKPKEQVSEEEFLKMFIGALAIPVPESDGRWSNKYYVYAGANGYNLLGSSDSAIRLLPMSRLSVAELIASAAGLSYTDDAAIQYLLDNGYSQGKSSATVEGYQGADTLTRAEAVQFLKNLLDAGYMKE is encoded by the coding sequence ATGAAAAAGAAACTACATTCTACGAAGATCCTACCCGTCATTCTACTCGTCTGTATGCTCCTAGTACTCGTCACACCAAGCGCGAATGCTACAGCTGAATTAACTACAGACACAAGCAGTGGGTTACCAAGCCGTACAGGCAAAGAAATTGCCGAGCAGTGGAAAAAACTGATGAGCCCTACTAGCGATATCAATAAACCTTATCAGGTTCAGCCCTCAGTCAGTAAAAATCATACACCAGGATCATTAAAAGCCGACTACTTGAAGGATGCAGTAAACGCAGCTAATTTCTATCGCTTCATCAGTGGCTTGCCTTACGACTTGAAGACATCCGCTGAATTAAACGAGAAAGCGCAATATGGTTCTGTGTTGCTCGCTGCCAACAAATCACTTAGCCATCGTCCCGGCCAACCATCGAACATGGATGATGACTTCTATAAGAAAGGATACGCGTCTACCTCATCCGCTAATATATACTCTTCTTTTGGCTTTAGGACGCATATTCTAATCCATTCCATCCATTCCTACATGGAGGATTCCGACGTATACAATCTGGATGCCGTCGGACATCGCCGCTGGATATTAAATCCGATGTTGCTCAACATCGGGCTCGGTCTTGCAGAATCCACATCGGGTTCAAAGTTTTCGGCGATGCAAGTTTTTGATCGTAGTCGGACGGAAAAAGTAGCCTACAATTATGTCGCATACCCTGCGCAAGGCGCGTTTCCGATTGAAGTATTCAATGCCGATTATGCTTGGTCGATAAGTCCGAATATGTCCATGTACGAGATTCCAGATGCAAGCAAGGTAACCGTAACCTTAACAAGGACACGAGATAAGCAGAAGAAAACATGGAAATTAGGCGAAGCCAACAATAAGGTAACAAGCAGCGATGCCTACTTCAATGTCGATGAGACAAATTATGGCTCCGGTCCCGCAATTATTTTCCGTCCGAATGGCATTGATAAGTATGCTGCAGGGGACAAGTTTGAAGTGGTGGTCTCTGGACTGCTCACATTGAGCGGTAGCCCAGCAAAAATTAACTATTCCGTTGAATTCATGAGCGCACAAAACTACGTTGCACCTCCCAAGCCTGAAGAAGTCTATCCATTCTCAGACATCGCAACGCATTGGGCGCGAGATACGATCATTTGGGCGAACAATAACAAGATCGTCTCTGGATATGCTGATGGAAAGTTCAAACCTAAAGAGCAAGTATCCGAGGAAGAGTTTTTGAAAATGTTCATAGGCGCGTTAGCAATTCCGGTGCCAGAGTCGGATGGAAGGTGGTCCAACAAGTACTATGTATATGCAGGTGCGAACGGTTATAATCTGCTAGGGAGCAGTGATTCAGCAATTCGCCTATTGCCGATGAGCCGTTTGTCCGTCGCAGAGCTCATTGCATCTGCAGCTGGATTATCGTACACTGACGATGCTGCCATTCAATATTTGCTAGACAATGGATACTCCCAAGGTAAGTCGTCTGCCACTGTTGAGGGGTACCAAGGTGCTGATACGTTAACCCGCGCAGAAGCTGTGCAGTTTCTTAAAAACCTGCTCGATGCCGGGTATATGAAGGAATAG
- a CDS encoding ABC-2 transporter permease, translating to MTQWQAVRLVGVHILKREWIGVVATLIFALYCGFVSGSMIGEYFHKANPPGAIMSLVDLMYIVVYPFFGTIMNRSVMTICREDAYSKRIAVLRALPISFRAILQARLLQSFIMIPIIGGVSLIFQYVLYSKIREALSWTEWLTFTLLVLTYSLIAGTLYFVIESVCNGKQYVIVYTIMMFVVIAVGITINLLGKSLFERVMTFVQSGSATIGWMLALLVLVCVINWLGYNFTLRRIKSRSIML from the coding sequence GTGACCCAGTGGCAAGCGGTTCGATTAGTTGGGGTGCACATCTTGAAGCGAGAATGGATTGGTGTAGTTGCAACTTTAATATTCGCGCTCTATTGTGGCTTTGTATCGGGATCGATGATCGGGGAATACTTCCATAAAGCGAATCCTCCAGGTGCCATCATGTCACTTGTGGATCTCATGTATATCGTGGTCTACCCTTTCTTTGGAACGATAATGAATCGATCGGTTATGACGATTTGTCGTGAAGATGCCTATTCGAAACGAATTGCGGTGCTACGAGCGTTACCGATTTCATTCCGTGCGATTCTTCAAGCTAGACTGCTGCAATCGTTCATTATGATACCGATCATCGGCGGTGTATCACTCATTTTTCAATATGTGTTGTACTCTAAAATACGTGAAGCGTTGTCGTGGACAGAATGGCTTACATTCACCTTGTTGGTTCTAACTTATTCTTTAATCGCAGGTACGTTGTACTTCGTAATAGAATCAGTATGCAATGGAAAGCAATATGTCATTGTTTATACGATTATGATGTTTGTAGTGATCGCGGTCGGTATTACGATCAATTTGTTAGGAAAAAGTCTCTTTGAAAGAGTGATGACGTTCGTGCAATCTGGTTCAGCAACGATAGGCTGGATGTTAGCGCTTCTCGTGCTTGTATGTGTCATTAACTGGTTAGGCTACAATTTCACTCTCCGTCGAATCAAATCACGCTCAATTATGCTATAG
- a CDS encoding GntR family transcriptional regulator, with translation MWLPIQIDEQRPEPLYHQIEVQLRGLILSGQLKEGTLLPSIRELAVSLKCSAITVRRVYQDLENEALIRTRQGMGTFVAGIDTMALDEHRLEQVKEKLIRAINVGLELGFAIMEIEQLFKELVEQKTVDLKGGSL, from the coding sequence GTGTGGCTGCCCATTCAAATCGACGAACAACGACCAGAACCGCTCTACCACCAGATTGAAGTTCAGCTTCGCGGTCTCATCCTTAGTGGACAATTGAAAGAAGGAACTTTGCTACCTTCGATTAGAGAGCTTGCAGTATCCTTGAAATGTAGCGCAATAACGGTACGAAGAGTGTATCAGGACTTGGAAAATGAAGCGTTAATTCGTACGAGGCAAGGGATGGGGACATTCGTTGCGGGCATTGATACAATGGCATTAGATGAGCATCGACTGGAACAAGTAAAAGAAAAGCTTATACGTGCGATTAATGTAGGACTAGAGCTAGGCTTTGCTATAATGGAAATAGAGCAATTGTTCAAGGAGCTCGTTGAACAGAAGACTGTTGATTTAAAGGGGGGATCGCTGTGA
- a CDS encoding ABC transporter ATP-binding protein — MTLVDTDHAIVLKGAEHHQSPFTLGPLNCEIPRGYVTAIVGRNGSGKSTLFRMLLGLAPVNGGTIEVLGTLLGPQSDEAYKAKVGFLPENPFAYENSITANEKAAFASKWYPTWDWERYYKIMRHFDGEGTKKLSKLSKGMRRKVELAVTLAHDPELLLLDEPSTGLDPFAWKSMIEQLQRYMENGDRTLVIASHITEEVRRLADYILFMYRGSILGIYEKDKLFDDWRVLVVQWQGESIPDRGKLGGIPGVQGITEAGPGIFRIEVNEPASGEQYCQAIGFHVLSVQRMELEDILGCLIRKEDAKR, encoded by the coding sequence GTGACACTTGTCGATACAGATCATGCTATCGTGTTAAAAGGGGCAGAGCATCATCAATCTCCTTTTACGTTAGGACCGCTAAATTGTGAAATTCCAAGAGGGTATGTAACTGCAATTGTTGGACGGAATGGATCAGGTAAGAGCACACTGTTCCGTATGCTGCTTGGACTTGCACCTGTTAACGGTGGAACGATAGAGGTGCTAGGAACGCTTCTGGGACCTCAGAGCGATGAAGCCTATAAAGCCAAAGTGGGTTTTTTACCAGAGAATCCTTTCGCATATGAGAATTCAATCACAGCAAATGAGAAGGCAGCCTTCGCCTCAAAGTGGTATCCCACTTGGGATTGGGAGCGTTATTACAAAATTATGCGCCATTTCGACGGTGAGGGAACAAAGAAGCTCTCAAAGCTATCGAAAGGGATGCGCCGCAAAGTAGAATTGGCCGTAACGTTAGCCCATGATCCTGAATTGCTGCTTTTAGATGAGCCATCGACAGGATTAGATCCTTTCGCTTGGAAGAGTATGATCGAGCAGCTGCAACGTTACATGGAGAATGGTGATCGCACGCTCGTTATTGCTTCACACATCACGGAAGAAGTGCGACGGCTAGCAGACTATATTCTGTTTATGTATCGTGGCTCCATTCTAGGAATATATGAAAAAGATAAATTGTTCGATGATTGGCGGGTACTCGTTGTTCAATGGCAAGGTGAATCGATTCCGGATCGTGGAAAACTGGGAGGAATTCCAGGCGTTCAGGGAATTACGGAAGCGGGTCCAGGCATCTTTCGGATTGAGGTCAATGAGCCTGCTTCAGGAGAACAATATTGTCAAGCTATCGGATTCCATGTGCTGTCCGTACAGCGAATGGAATTGGAAGATATATTAGGTTGTTTAATACGTAAGGAGGATGCAAAGAGATGA
- a CDS encoding ABC transporter ATP-binding protein, which translates to MSVLQVERITKNYGDKTAVNGLSFQVAEGEIYGLLGANGAGKTTTMRMILGLILPDEGDIRYFGKGYSNEQLSMLGYLPEERGMYPKIKVSEQIIYLAQLRGMSRKDADRNLKNWLERFQVPEYYNKKVEELSKGNQQKIQFIASVIHNPKIVIMDEAFSGLDPVNVELLKSTVKELRDQGTSIVFSTHRMEHVEELCRNISIMHKSNAVLQGSIKEIKKKFPQEKVIVAGEGQINGLDTLAGVTQVVRHEHGAYELKVSAPEVGQRILQHALSQGAVTHFEVKEPTLNEIFIKTVGESHE; encoded by the coding sequence ATGAGTGTACTTCAGGTCGAACGAATTACTAAAAATTATGGTGACAAAACAGCAGTTAACGGTCTTAGCTTTCAGGTCGCAGAAGGTGAAATTTACGGCTTGCTCGGTGCCAATGGTGCGGGGAAGACAACGACAATGCGGATGATTCTTGGACTAATTTTGCCAGATGAGGGTGACATTCGTTACTTCGGTAAAGGGTACAGCAATGAGCAGCTCAGTATGCTCGGTTACTTGCCAGAAGAGAGAGGGATGTATCCCAAGATCAAGGTAAGCGAGCAGATTATATATCTTGCACAGCTGCGTGGAATGTCGCGCAAAGATGCGGATCGCAATCTTAAGAATTGGTTAGAGAGATTTCAAGTACCTGAGTATTATAATAAGAAGGTTGAAGAGCTATCCAAAGGTAACCAACAGAAAATCCAGTTCATTGCATCAGTTATTCATAATCCGAAAATTGTCATTATGGATGAGGCGTTCAGTGGGCTTGATCCGGTGAATGTGGAGTTATTGAAATCGACGGTTAAGGAATTGCGCGATCAAGGTACGAGCATCGTATTTTCTACACACCGAATGGAGCATGTAGAGGAGCTGTGCCGTAACATCTCGATTATGCATAAGTCAAATGCGGTACTGCAAGGATCAATCAAAGAGATTAAGAAGAAGTTCCCGCAGGAAAAGGTCATCGTTGCTGGTGAAGGACAAATTAATGGACTCGATACTTTGGCGGGTGTTACACAAGTTGTTCGTCATGAGCATGGCGCTTATGAGTTGAAAGTGAGTGCTCCTGAAGTCGGTCAACGCATTTTGCAGCATGCATTATCACAAGGGGCGGTTACGCACTTTGAAGTGAAGGAACCGACTTTGAATGAAATCTTTATTAAGACGGTAGGTGAGAGCCATGAATAA
- a CDS encoding ABC transporter permease, with amino-acid sequence MNNGFTTVIGFTMRNKFRSKSFIITTVILAILVVVGGNLPYLINKLGGSGDKVTNVGYVQNAQGSVIDGLKAYYGKLPEANIKLMANSSEEKLKESLEAGEIKGYLIFEEDAVMGFPKVTFNSESAFSGGTSSSLKVALQQVKTDLVVKDAGLTDEQKLQLFSPISFDTAQVSFTNDAGKTEQEQGIAIGLTYVMLILLFMSVMISGQLIATEITAEKSSRVMEIIVTSVSPLKQMWGKIIGTFVVSVVQLVVLVGALVVNLQLPHNKDALAGFGINLSGIEPQLIVYAVFFYLAGFFLYATLFAAVGSIVSRTEDLGQAVMPITMLTLAGFYIAMYGLNDPNAAFIQVCQYIPFFAPFILFLRIGLVEPAWWEIAVSIGILIATILAIGWLSAKIYRAGVLMYGKRPSMKELFKAMKAYKV; translated from the coding sequence ATGAATAACGGATTCACAACAGTTATCGGATTTACGATGCGCAATAAATTTCGGAGTAAAAGCTTCATTATTACAACAGTTATTCTTGCAATTCTAGTCGTTGTAGGTGGTAATCTTCCATATCTGATCAACAAGCTGGGCGGTAGTGGTGATAAAGTAACGAATGTTGGTTATGTGCAAAATGCTCAGGGTAGTGTAATAGATGGCTTGAAGGCTTATTATGGTAAGCTGCCAGAGGCAAACATAAAGCTAATGGCGAATTCCTCGGAAGAGAAGCTTAAGGAATCTCTTGAAGCGGGAGAGATTAAAGGGTATTTGATCTTCGAAGAAGATGCGGTTATGGGCTTCCCGAAAGTGACATTCAATTCGGAAAGTGCTTTTAGCGGTGGTACGAGTTCTTCATTGAAAGTTGCTTTGCAGCAGGTGAAGACGGATTTAGTTGTCAAGGATGCGGGACTGACAGATGAGCAGAAGCTACAACTGTTCTCTCCCATTTCATTCGACACCGCTCAAGTCAGCTTCACGAACGATGCGGGCAAGACGGAGCAAGAGCAAGGGATCGCCATTGGACTCACTTATGTAATGCTCATTCTACTGTTCATGAGTGTTATGATTAGTGGACAGCTTATTGCAACGGAAATTACTGCCGAGAAGAGCTCACGTGTAATGGAGATTATCGTGACTAGCGTGTCACCGCTCAAGCAGATGTGGGGCAAAATCATCGGTACGTTCGTTGTCAGCGTCGTGCAGCTAGTTGTTCTTGTTGGAGCGCTCGTTGTCAATCTTCAACTGCCACATAACAAAGATGCACTTGCAGGCTTTGGCATTAATCTTAGCGGTATCGAACCACAGTTGATTGTATATGCAGTATTCTTTTACCTTGCTGGATTTTTCCTCTATGCGACGTTGTTCGCAGCTGTTGGCTCCATCGTTAGCCGTACAGAAGATCTCGGGCAAGCGGTTATGCCCATAACGATGCTTACACTAGCAGGTTTCTACATCGCAATGTATGGTTTGAACGATCCGAACGCTGCGTTCATTCAAGTGTGCCAGTACATTCCGTTTTTTGCACCATTCATTCTGTTCCTAAGAATCGGCTTGGTTGAGCCTGCTTGGTGGGAAATCGCGGTATCTATCGGAATTTTAATTGCAACCATTCTTGCAATCGGTTGGCTCTCAGCTAAGATCTACCGCGCAGGCGTACTCATGTACGGCAAGCGTCCATCGATGAAAGAGCTGTTTAAAGCTATGAAGGCTTATAAGGTTTAA
- a CDS encoding substrate-binding domain-containing protein → MKKPILLIVYGLVTSLFVLFFWYFGIREDKQNFWNEKPIGLIGEIEEKYVMVTFQSGLDYWRSIMKGFEDAAQILNVSVDFRGATQYDASEEITVLEQVIAKKPAGIAVTAINPDALIGTINKAIEAGIPIVLFDSDAPNSMAYSFLGTDNYSAGAQAAREFGRLLVGKGKAAIVTQPNQLNHEERTKGFKETISKEFPNIEIVQIADGKGNVQESEKIAESILRKYPDIDGFFATQANGGVGIGQALKKLGLAGKKVVIGFDTDKGTLDLVKDGTINATLAQGTWNMGYWSLLELFHHYHNLVQPDSEDMNGAHPLPPYIDTGVTIVTQANVDNYYAK, encoded by the coding sequence TTGAAAAAACCCATTTTACTAATCGTTTATGGCCTTGTAACAAGCTTATTTGTGCTGTTCTTCTGGTACTTTGGCATTCGGGAAGATAAGCAAAATTTCTGGAATGAGAAACCTATCGGATTGATTGGAGAAATTGAAGAAAAATATGTGATGGTTACATTTCAGTCGGGGCTGGATTACTGGAGAAGCATTATGAAGGGATTCGAGGATGCGGCTCAAATACTGAATGTCTCGGTCGATTTTCGGGGGGCGACGCAGTATGATGCAAGCGAAGAAATTACCGTTCTTGAGCAAGTCATCGCGAAGAAACCAGCGGGCATTGCGGTAACAGCTATTAATCCTGATGCCTTAATTGGAACGATCAATAAGGCAATAGAAGCAGGCATTCCGATCGTACTCTTTGACTCAGATGCGCCTAACAGCATGGCTTACTCTTTTTTGGGAACTGATAATTATAGCGCGGGAGCACAAGCGGCTCGTGAATTTGGTAGATTGCTAGTCGGAAAAGGGAAAGCGGCGATTGTCACTCAACCTAATCAATTAAATCATGAAGAGAGAACAAAAGGCTTCAAAGAGACGATAAGTAAGGAATTTCCAAATATTGAAATCGTGCAAATTGCCGATGGGAAAGGCAATGTGCAGGAATCGGAAAAAATAGCGGAATCGATACTGCGTAAATATCCAGACATCGACGGATTTTTTGCGACGCAGGCAAATGGTGGTGTTGGGATTGGACAAGCTCTAAAGAAGTTAGGTTTGGCGGGTAAAAAAGTGGTTATCGGATTCGACACCGATAAAGGGACATTGGATTTGGTTAAAGACGGTACGATTAATGCAACGCTTGCTCAAGGTACATGGAATATGGGCTACTGGTCGTTGCTGGAGCTGTTTCATCATTATCACAATTTAGTGCAGCCTGATAGTGAAGATATGAATGGTGCTCACCCGCTTCCTCCGTATATCGACACTGGTGTGACCATTGTGACGCAAGCTAACGTGGACAATTATTATGCTAAATAA